Proteins encoded in a region of the Raphanus sativus cultivar WK10039 chromosome 8, ASM80110v3, whole genome shotgun sequence genome:
- the LOC108822268 gene encoding psbP domain-containing protein 1, chloroplastic isoform X2 produces MPNRYNSSSLCLNPLLFGTPYVSPLDKMVGRRNILMSGLLMSGLMVSEANLPTRAIALTPVFREYIDTFDGYSFKYPQNWIQVRGAGADIFFRDPIVLDENLSVEFSSPSSSKYKSLEDLGSPEEAGKKVLRQYLTEFMSTRLGVKRESNILTTSSRVADDGKLYYQVEVNIKSYANNNELAVMPQDRVARLEWDRRYLAVLGVENNRLYSLRLQTPEKVFQEEEKDLRRVMDSFRVEKI; encoded by the exons ATGCCAAACAGGTATAATTCATCATCACTTTGTTTAAATCCTCTGCTTTTTGGTACACCATATGTGTCTCCTCTTGACAAAATGG TTGGGAGGAGAAACATATTGATGAGTGGCTTGCTCATGTCTGGTTTAATGGTTTCAGAAGCCAATCTTCCAACAAGAGCAATTGCTTTGACGCCTGTGTTCAGAGagtacattgatacatttgatGGATACTCTTTCAAGTACCCTCAAAACTGGATCCAAGTCAGAGGAGCAGGGGCTGACATATTCTTTAGAGACCCTATTGTCCTCGACGAGAACCTCTCCGTGGAGTTTTCCTCGCCTTCTTCCTCGAAATACAAGTCTCTTGAGGACTTGGGCTCACCTGAAGAAGCAGGAAAGAAAGTACTTAGACAGTACTTGACTGAGTTCATGTCCACTAGACTCGGTGTCAAGCGTGAGTCAAACATCCTAACAACTTCCTCCAGAGTAGCAGATGACGGTAAACTCTATTACCAAGTTGAG GTGAACATAAAGTCATACGCAAACAACAACGAGCTGGCTGTGATGCCGCAAGATAGAGTGGCTCGTTTGGAATGGGACAGGCGTTACCTCGCGGTTCTAGGAGTTGAGAACAATAGACTCTACTCGTTGAGACTCCAAACACCTGAGAAAGTTTTccaggaagaagaaaaagatctGAGAAGAGTTATGGACTCGTTCAGAGTCGAGAAGATTTAG
- the LOC108822268 gene encoding psbP domain-containing protein 1, chloroplastic isoform X3, whose product MSGLLMSGLMVSEANLPTRAIALTPVFREYIDTFDGYSFKYPQNWIQVRGAGADIFFRDPIVLDENLSVEFSSPSSSKYKSLEDLGSPEEAGKKVLRQYLTEFMSTRLGVKRESNILTTSSRVADDGKLYYQVEVNIKSYANNNELAVMPQDRVARLEWDRRYLAVLGVENNRLYSLRLQTPEKVFQEEEKDLRRVMDSFRVEKI is encoded by the exons ATGAGTGGCTTGCTCATGTCTGGTTTAATGGTTTCAGAAGCCAATCTTCCAACAAGAGCAATTGCTTTGACGCCTGTGTTCAGAGagtacattgatacatttgatGGATACTCTTTCAAGTACCCTCAAAACTGGATCCAAGTCAGAGGAGCAGGGGCTGACATATTCTTTAGAGACCCTATTGTCCTCGACGAGAACCTCTCCGTGGAGTTTTCCTCGCCTTCTTCCTCGAAATACAAGTCTCTTGAGGACTTGGGCTCACCTGAAGAAGCAGGAAAGAAAGTACTTAGACAGTACTTGACTGAGTTCATGTCCACTAGACTCGGTGTCAAGCGTGAGTCAAACATCCTAACAACTTCCTCCAGAGTAGCAGATGACGGTAAACTCTATTACCAAGTTGAG GTGAACATAAAGTCATACGCAAACAACAACGAGCTGGCTGTGATGCCGCAAGATAGAGTGGCTCGTTTGGAATGGGACAGGCGTTACCTCGCGGTTCTAGGAGTTGAGAACAATAGACTCTACTCGTTGAGACTCCAAACACCTGAGAAAGTTTTccaggaagaagaaaaagatctGAGAAGAGTTATGGACTCGTTCAGAGTCGAGAAGATTTAG
- the LOC108822268 gene encoding psbP domain-containing protein 1, chloroplastic isoform X1, with protein METLLSPRSLSPPLTKPTSNPSSIFRPISSQSTKFTKPESLVLQNLSPNAKQACAVGRRNILMSGLLMSGLMVSEANLPTRAIALTPVFREYIDTFDGYSFKYPQNWIQVRGAGADIFFRDPIVLDENLSVEFSSPSSSKYKSLEDLGSPEEAGKKVLRQYLTEFMSTRLGVKRESNILTTSSRVADDGKLYYQVEVNIKSYANNNELAVMPQDRVARLEWDRRYLAVLGVENNRLYSLRLQTPEKVFQEEEKDLRRVMDSFRVEKI; from the exons ATGGAGACTCTTCTCTCTCCTCGCTCTCTCTCACCTCCTCTCACCAAACCCACTTCAAATCCCTCTTCTATCTTCAGACCCATCTCTTCCCAGTCCACCAAGTTCACTAAACCAGAATCTCTAGTTCTCCAAAACTTGTCACCCAATGCCAAACAG GCTTGTGCAGTTGGGAGGAGAAACATATTGATGAGTGGCTTGCTCATGTCTGGTTTAATGGTTTCAGAAGCCAATCTTCCAACAAGAGCAATTGCTTTGACGCCTGTGTTCAGAGagtacattgatacatttgatGGATACTCTTTCAAGTACCCTCAAAACTGGATCCAAGTCAGAGGAGCAGGGGCTGACATATTCTTTAGAGACCCTATTGTCCTCGACGAGAACCTCTCCGTGGAGTTTTCCTCGCCTTCTTCCTCGAAATACAAGTCTCTTGAGGACTTGGGCTCACCTGAAGAAGCAGGAAAGAAAGTACTTAGACAGTACTTGACTGAGTTCATGTCCACTAGACTCGGTGTCAAGCGTGAGTCAAACATCCTAACAACTTCCTCCAGAGTAGCAGATGACGGTAAACTCTATTACCAAGTTGAG GTGAACATAAAGTCATACGCAAACAACAACGAGCTGGCTGTGATGCCGCAAGATAGAGTGGCTCGTTTGGAATGGGACAGGCGTTACCTCGCGGTTCTAGGAGTTGAGAACAATAGACTCTACTCGTTGAGACTCCAAACACCTGAGAAAGTTTTccaggaagaagaaaaagatctGAGAAGAGTTATGGACTCGTTCAGAGTCGAGAAGATTTAG
- the LOC108822270 gene encoding BI1-like protein: protein MEKPYGYASVSMSGVDRSAGKDIDLEMGGGEATLYPGLSYGENQLRWGFVRKVYGILSAQLLLTTLISAVVVLNPPVNDLLTGSPGLLLFLCIIPFVLIWPLHVYHQKHPVNLILLALFTISLSFTVGVSCAMTEGRIVLEALILTFSVVGSLTAYTFWAAKKGKDFSFLGPILFTSLIILVVTSFMQMFFPLGPTSVAIYGGISALVFCGYIVYDTDNLIKRFTYDEYILASVALYLDILNLFLTILRILRQGDN, encoded by the exons ATGGAGAAACCGTACGGATACGCGAGCGTGAGCATGAGCGGCGTAGATCGCTCCGCCGGGAAGGATATCGACTTGGAGATGGGAGGCGGAGAGGCGACGCTTTACCCAGGGCTAAGCTACGGCGAGAATCAGCTCCGTTGGGGATTCGTCCGCAAGGTCTACGGGATTCTCTCCGCCCAGCTCCTCCTAACCACGCTTATCTCCGCCGTCGTCGTCCTCAATCCTCCGGTCAACGATCTCCTTACCGGATCTCCCGgactcctcctcttcctctgcaTCATCCCTTTCGTCT TGATCTGGCCTCTGCACGTTTACCACCAGAAGCATCCTGTTAACCTCATCCTCCTTGCCCTCTTCACTATCTCATTGAGCTTCACCGTTGGCGTCAGCTGTGCTATGACTGAAG GAAGAATCGTCCTTGAAGCCTTGATATTGACATTCTCCGTGGTCGGATCTCTAACCGCATACACTTTCTGGGCTGCAAAGAAAGGAAAAGACTTCAGCTTCCTTGGACCCATTCTCTTCACCAGCCTCATCATTCTTGTGGTGACCAGCTTCATGCAG ATGTTCTTCCCGCTTGGCCCAACCTCTGTTGCTATATATGGAGGAATCAGCGCGCTTGTGTTCTGCGGGTACATAGTCTATGATACCGACAATCTCATCAAGCGTTTCACGTATGATGAATACATCCTTGCATCGGTGGCTCTCTACTTGGATATCCTTAATCTCTTCTTGACCATTTTGCGTATTCTGAGGCAAGGTGACAACTAA
- the LOC108822267 gene encoding CSC1-like protein At4g15430, protein MATINEIGVAAAINIVTSIAFLIAFAILRIQPVNDRVYFPKWYLKGLRTSSIQTGGFGSKFINLDIRSYVRFLNWMPEALKMPEPELVDHAGLDSVVYLRIYLLGLKIFFPIACVAFTTMVPVNWTNKGLDGLKHTNISYSDIDKLSLSNIPNGSDRFWVHLCMAYAITFWTCFMLKREYQNIALMRLQFLANDERRPNQFTVLVRNIPVDPHESICELVEHFFKVNHPDHYLTFQAVHDATKLSELVQTRKQMQNLLDYNINKHMRTLSKRPVIKMGFLGCCGEEVDGIKYYTSMVESLTREITEEKHRLRTGTKSIVPAAFVSFKSRWGAAVCAQTQQTRDPTEWITEWAAEPCDIYYDNLALPYVDLKIRRIIVAVAYFFLTFFFMIPIAFVQSLANIEGIEKNFPFLKPLIEVKFFKSIIQGFLPGIALKIFLMLLPRILMQMSKFEGFISTSSLERRAASRFYMFQFINVFLGSIVTGTAFQQLNSFLNQSVSDIAKTIGVSIPIKATFFVTYIMVDGWAGVAGEILRLKPLIIYHLKNSFLVRTEKDREEATDPGTIGFNTGEPQIQLYFLLGLVYAAVSPILLPFIILFFALAYVVYRHQVINVYNQKYESAGKFWPDVHRRVVTALIVSQLLLMGLLSTKGAHKSTPLLLVLPVLTIGFHMHCKCRYQSAFVTYSLKEAMIKDTLERTREPNLNLKAFFRNAYAHPEFRVGENLDLEMAMEKPDKLPELVATKRGSWRNTSLPSKHI, encoded by the exons ATGGCTACAATAAATGAGATTGGAGTAGCAGCAGCAATAAATATAGTCACATCAATTGCTTTCTTGATAGCTTTCGCAATACTCAGGATTCAACCAGTAAACGACAGAGTCTACTTCCCTAAATGGTACCTCAAGGGCCTAAGAACTAGCTCTATACAAACCGGTGGCTTTGGAAGCAAGTTCATCAACTTGGACATCAGATCCTATGTTCGATTCCTCAACTGGATGCCTGAAGCACTTAAAATGCCAGAGCCAGAGCTCGTTGATCACGCAGGACTTGATTCTGTTGTCTACCTGAGGATCTACTTACTCGG GCTCAAGATCTTTTTCCCCATAGCTTGCGTTGCTTTTACAACAATGGTGCCTGTTAATTGGACAAACAAGGGATTGGATGGGTTGAAGCACACTAATATAAGCTACAGTGATATTGATAAGCTCTCATTGTCAAATATACCAAATGGATCAGACAG attttgggTGCATTTGTGTATGGCTTATGCAATCACCTTCTGGACATGCTTTATGCTGAAAAGAGAGTATCAGAATATAGCTTTGATGAGGCTTCAGTTTCTTGCAAATGACGAAAGGAGACCTAACCAGTTCACT GTGCTGGTAAGAAACATTCCTGTAGATCCTCATGAATCAATCTGTGAACTTGTTGAGCATTTCTTTAAGGTCAACCATCCAGATCATTACCTCACTTTCCAG GCAGTCCATGACGCAACCAAACTCTCGGAATTGGTTCAGACAAGGAAACAAATGCAGAACCTGCTTGATTACAATATCAACAAACACATGAGAACTCTATCTAAAAGACCAGTAATAAAG ATGGGGTTTCTTGGTTGTTGCGGTGAAGAAGTTGATGGAATCAAGTACTACACGTCCATGGTCGAGAGTCTAACGAGAGAG ATAACTGAGGAGAAACATAGGTTAAGGACCGGGACAAAGTCGATAGTCCCAGCAGCTTTTGTGTCTTTCAAGAGCCGTTGGGGAGCAGCGGTCTGTGCTCAAACTCAACAGACAAGAGATCCAACAGAGTGGATAACCGAGTGGGCTGCAGAGCCATGTGACATCTACTATGATAATCTGGCATTGCCATATGTGGACCTTAAGATAAGGAGGATCATAGTCGCCGTGGCATACTTCTtcctcaccttcttcttcatGATCCCAATAGCATTTGTGCAGTCACTCGCCAACATCGAAGGAATAGAGAAGAATTTTCCATTCCTGAAGCCACTTATTGAAGt GAAGTTTTTCAAGTCCATCATTCAAGGCTTCCTTCCAGGGATTGCCTTGAAGATCTTTCTCATGTTGCTCCCAAGAATACTGATGCAAATGTCGAAATTCGAAGGTTTTATCAGCACATCCTCGTTAGAAAGAAGAGCCGCAAGTAGATTCTACATGTTCCAGTTCATCAATGTTTTCCTTGGAAGCATTGTCACTGGAACAGCGTTTCAGCAGCTCAACAGCTTCCTTAACCAGTCTGTGAGCGA CATTGCAAAGACAATTGGCGTCTCGATTCCAATAAAAGCGACCTTCTTTGTAACGTATATAATGGTGGATGGATGGGCAGGAGTTGCTGGGGAGATACTGAGGTTGAAGCCGCTCATAATATATCATCTAAAGAACTCTTTTCTTGTTAGAACGGAGAAAGATAGGGAAGAAGCAACTGATCCTGGAACCATAGGATTCAACACTGGTGAGCCTCAAATACAACTCTACTTCCTTCTTGGTCTTGTTTATGCAGCAGTTAGCCCCATCCTTCTTCCCTTCATCATCCTCTTCTTCGCCCTGGCTTACGTCGTGTACCGTCATCAG GTTATAAACGTGTATAACCAAAAGTATGAGAGCGCAGGGAAGTTCTGGCCTGACGTTCACAGGCGTGTGGTGACCGCACTGATCGTTTCGCAGCTTCTCTTGATGGGTCTACTAAGCACGAAAGGAGCTCATAAGTCTACTCCTTTGCTTCTTGTGCTTCCGGTTCTAACCATCGGGTTTCACATGCACTGCAAATGCCGTTACCAATCTGCCTTTGTCACTTACTCTTTAAAG GAAGCGATGATCAAAGATACACTGGAGCGCACACGAGAGCCAAACCTAAACCTAAAGGCTTTCTTTCGAAATGCATACGCCCACCCAGAGTTCAGAGTTGGAGAAAATCTAGATCTAGAGATGGCCATGGAGAAGCCTGATAAGCTACCAGAGCTAGTGGCCACTAAGCGTGGTTCATGGAGGAATACATCTTTGCCTAGTAAACATATCTGA